A single region of the Halopiger xanaduensis SH-6 genome encodes:
- a CDS encoding lipoate--protein ligase family protein: MTDAADSDDHDALADREWRLIRDDPRDGATQMALEEIAAETALEDGVRTVRTYAWEPSTLSLGYRQDAETVDWNYCDREGIDVTRRQTGGGGIYHDRRVDISYTIVAPADEVPGDLMDCYALFCEPILEAFERLGVDADFASSEQDAIYQPSCYLRDIHPAHDIVAPASSAATDDGDERGDSSGDDGNPAPKKISGNAQYRQRDVVIQHGSISFDLEPERHVGTFDADLEASTFTDRVTSIREQTGGETAREEAVATIGDALRDWCDADAGDWQDRELEAARDLADRKYGSDAWIRDREVLEAGEQ, encoded by the coding sequence ATGACCGACGCCGCAGACAGCGACGACCACGACGCCCTCGCCGACCGGGAGTGGCGGCTGATCCGCGACGATCCCCGCGACGGCGCGACCCAAATGGCCCTCGAGGAGATCGCCGCCGAGACGGCGCTCGAGGACGGCGTTCGAACCGTCCGAACCTACGCTTGGGAGCCGAGCACGCTCTCGCTGGGCTACCGGCAGGACGCCGAGACGGTCGACTGGAACTACTGCGATCGCGAGGGGATCGACGTCACCCGCAGGCAGACCGGCGGCGGCGGGATCTACCACGACCGCCGCGTCGACATCTCCTACACGATCGTCGCCCCGGCCGACGAGGTGCCGGGCGACCTGATGGACTGCTACGCGCTGTTCTGCGAGCCGATCCTCGAGGCGTTCGAGCGGCTGGGCGTCGACGCCGACTTCGCCTCGAGCGAACAGGACGCGATCTACCAGCCGTCCTGTTACTTGCGGGACATCCATCCGGCCCACGACATCGTTGCACCCGCGTCTTCGGCCGCGACCGATGACGGAGACGAGCGCGGAGACTCGAGCGGGGACGACGGCAACCCCGCGCCGAAGAAGATCAGCGGCAACGCCCAGTACCGCCAGCGCGACGTCGTCATCCAGCACGGCTCGATCAGCTTCGACCTCGAGCCCGAGCGCCACGTCGGAACGTTCGACGCCGACCTCGAGGCGTCGACGTTTACCGATCGCGTGACGAGCATCCGCGAGCAGACGGGAGGCGAAACCGCGCGCGAGGAGGCGGTCGCAACGATCGGCGACGCGCTCCGAGACTGGTGCGACGCCGACGCGGGCGACTGGCAGGATCGGGAACTCGAGGCCGCCCGCGATCTGGCCGACCGAAAGTACGGATCGGACGCGTGGATCCGCGATCGCGAGGTGCTCGAGGCGGGCGAGCAGTAG
- a CDS encoding class I SAM-dependent methyltransferase, translating to MREFSEDYLRRTRRGMWDDSREALEPLDLASRERILDVGCGTGELSRVLAAESPADCEVVGCDADPALLELAGEHVPVVAGDALRLPFADDAFDLVVCQALLINLPDPAAAVSEFARVSSDLVAAVEPNNAAVDVDSSVDREDALERRARRAYLDGVDTDVALGADARDAFEDAGLELLATRRYDHVRTVEPPYDEGALLEARRKATGAGLADDRETMLEGALTEAEYDDLRSAWREMGRDVVDQMETGEYEREETVPFFVTVGRVDGAESEP from the coding sequence GTGCGCGAGTTCTCCGAAGACTATCTTCGTCGGACCCGACGGGGAATGTGGGACGACTCCCGAGAGGCCCTCGAGCCGCTCGACCTCGCGTCCCGCGAGCGGATTCTGGACGTCGGCTGTGGCACCGGCGAGCTGAGTCGCGTGCTCGCGGCCGAATCGCCGGCCGACTGCGAGGTCGTCGGCTGCGACGCCGACCCAGCGCTTCTCGAGCTCGCCGGCGAACACGTGCCGGTCGTCGCCGGCGATGCTCTGCGGCTGCCGTTCGCGGACGACGCCTTCGATCTGGTCGTCTGTCAGGCGCTGTTGATCAACCTGCCCGACCCCGCGGCTGCAGTGTCCGAATTCGCCCGGGTCTCCTCGGACCTGGTCGCCGCCGTCGAGCCGAACAACGCCGCCGTCGACGTCGACTCGAGCGTCGACCGCGAGGACGCCCTCGAGCGGCGGGCGCGGCGGGCCTACCTCGACGGCGTGGACACCGACGTCGCGCTCGGGGCCGACGCCCGCGACGCGTTCGAGGACGCCGGCCTCGAGCTACTCGCAACGCGCCGGTACGATCACGTCCGGACGGTCGAGCCGCCCTACGACGAGGGGGCGCTGCTCGAAGCCCGCCGAAAGGCGACTGGCGCGGGGCTGGCCGACGACCGCGAGACGATGCTCGAGGGCGCGTTGACGGAAGCGGAGTACGACGACCTCCGCAGCGCGTGGCGGGAGATGGGACGCGACGTCGTCGATCAGATGGAAACCGGCGAGTACGAGCGCGAGGAGACGGTGCCGTTCTTCGTTACCGTCGGCCGCGTCGACGGGGCCGAATCCGAGCCGTAG
- a CDS encoding deoxyribonuclease IV, which yields MKVGAHVSISGSRVSSDDETPPYDDIRNAVHRQRAFGGNCGQIFTTSPQVWAQPEISDEAAEGFQDETEEQLEGPWVIHSAYLVNLCTPKDDLRRKSKESMQAELDAAAQLGIPYVNVHLGAHTGAGVEGGLDNAASLIDELEVPDDVQILIESDAGSGTKLGGEFEHLAGIIDRTETDIGICIDTAHTLVAGNDLTTPEAVDETVQRFDDEVGLEYLEYIHLNDSKHDVGTHKDEHAHIGEGYIGEDGMKAIVNHPDLRDLPFALETPTEDGRGFEWNIQKVKELREE from the coding sequence ATGAAGGTCGGCGCACACGTTTCGATCTCCGGCTCGCGCGTCTCCTCCGACGACGAGACGCCCCCGTACGACGACATCCGCAACGCCGTCCACCGCCAGCGCGCGTTCGGCGGCAACTGCGGCCAGATCTTCACCACCTCGCCGCAGGTCTGGGCCCAGCCCGAGATCAGCGACGAGGCCGCCGAAGGCTTCCAGGACGAAACCGAGGAGCAACTCGAGGGACCGTGGGTGATCCACTCGGCCTATCTGGTCAACCTCTGCACCCCCAAGGACGACCTCCGGCGGAAGTCAAAGGAGAGCATGCAGGCGGAACTCGACGCCGCCGCGCAGTTGGGGATTCCCTACGTCAACGTCCACCTCGGCGCGCACACCGGCGCGGGCGTCGAGGGCGGCCTCGACAACGCGGCGAGTCTCATCGACGAACTCGAGGTCCCCGACGACGTTCAGATCCTCATCGAGTCCGACGCGGGCAGCGGGACGAAGCTCGGCGGCGAGTTCGAACACCTCGCGGGCATCATCGACCGCACCGAGACGGACATCGGCATCTGCATCGACACCGCCCACACGCTCGTCGCGGGCAACGACCTCACGACGCCCGAGGCCGTCGACGAGACCGTCCAGCGGTTCGACGACGAGGTCGGCCTCGAGTACCTCGAGTACATCCACCTCAACGACTCGAAACACGACGTCGGCACGCACAAGGACGAACACGCCCACATCGGCGAGGGCTACATCGGCGAGGACGGCATGAAGGCCATCGTCAACCACCCCGACCTGCGGGACCTGCCCTTCGCGCTCGAGACGCCGACCGAAGACGGTCGCGGCTTCGAGTGGAACATTCAGAAGGTCAAGGAACTGCGCGAGGAGTAA
- a CDS encoding ABC transporter ATP-binding protein, translated as MAAIELEGLTKDYGEVLANDDVTFEVEAGEIFGYLGPNGAGKTTTIRTLLGFISPTAGTARLLGRDVTDESELLEAKRNLGYLPDNPAFDESATGREILDLHASIKGDERSDELLELFDPPLDREVREYSHGNVRKLGLVTTFMHDPDLVVLDEPTGGLDPLMQQRFAEFLRAERDRGVTVFFSSHVLSEVRRLCDRVAIIRNGRLVAVEPVDALLDRSGKVVRLRAADPIPMAAVDLAGVHDLEGGRSEDADSATGDESEAAADAFTECTFTFTGDVNALLERLHEYRLLDLSIEEAPLEDVFMRFYGDGGGTESASALEPRAGERENAGTATEVTDDA; from the coding sequence ATGGCGGCCATCGAACTCGAGGGGTTGACCAAGGACTACGGCGAGGTGCTGGCCAACGACGACGTGACGTTCGAGGTGGAGGCGGGCGAGATTTTCGGCTACCTCGGGCCCAACGGCGCGGGAAAGACGACGACGATCCGCACGCTGCTCGGGTTCATCTCGCCGACGGCCGGCACCGCCCGGCTGCTCGGCCGCGACGTCACCGACGAGTCGGAACTGCTCGAGGCGAAACGGAACCTGGGCTACCTGCCGGACAATCCGGCGTTCGACGAGTCGGCGACCGGGCGGGAGATCCTCGACCTGCACGCGTCGATCAAGGGCGACGAGCGCAGCGACGAACTGCTCGAGTTGTTCGATCCGCCGCTGGATCGCGAGGTTCGAGAGTACTCCCACGGGAACGTTCGTAAGCTCGGGCTGGTGACGACGTTCATGCACGACCCCGACCTCGTCGTCCTCGACGAGCCGACGGGCGGACTCGACCCGCTGATGCAACAGCGGTTCGCCGAGTTCCTCCGAGCCGAGCGGGACCGCGGCGTGACGGTGTTTTTCTCCTCGCACGTCCTGAGCGAGGTGCGACGCCTCTGCGACCGCGTCGCCATCATCCGAAACGGCCGCCTCGTCGCGGTCGAACCGGTCGACGCCCTGCTCGACCGGAGCGGCAAGGTCGTCCGCCTCCGCGCCGCCGACCCGATCCCGATGGCGGCGGTCGATCTCGCCGGCGTGCACGACCTCGAGGGAGGACGCTCCGAGGACGCCGATTCCGCGACTGGGGACGAATCAGAAGCCGCGGCCGACGCGTTCACCGAGTGTACGTTCACGTTCACCGGCGACGTCAACGCCCTGCTCGAGCGGCTTCACGAGTACCGGCTGCTGGATCTCTCGATCGAGGAGGCGCCGCTCGAGGACGTGTTCATGCGGTTTTACGGCGACGGCGGCGGGACGGAGTCCGCGTCCGCGCTCGAGCCGCGGGCAGGGGAGCGAGAGAACGCGGGCACTGCAACTGAGGTGACCGACGATGCTTGA